A genomic window from Sphingobacterium sp. BN32 includes:
- a CDS encoding putative monovalent cation/H+ antiporter subunit A translates to MLFTILFGLITALFLVPFGKKIKSKWSIILPIVPACLFAYYLGYVPKISAGSTFIQHIDWVPSLNINFDFRLDGLSLLFSLLITGIGTGIFFYARTYLKGHPYFDRFFGYLLLFMSAMLGLVLSDNLLLLFIFWELTSISSFFLIGFNNEQAESRKSALTALTITGMGGFFLVAGLVLLGNIAGTYSISALVEQRSMIIEHELYPLILGFLFIGAFTKSAQFPFHFWLPGAMKAPTPVSAYLHSATMVKAGIYLLARFFPILGGTEMWSYPLMIVGGFTMLFAAIHSLFRIDLKSILAYTTISALGILVFLLGIGTKEAIIAASVFILVHALYKATLFLVTGIIDHETGTRDITVLSGLRKVLLPVGIAAGLAALSSAGVPLTFGFIGKDLIYESTLHAVPHLSTILTGLALVTNICLLAAGFMAGFKPFFGELPEKYSKLHLPYLSMWLPPLILGILCVLFGVFPGIVGDLLSYQTANAIFGQDTAMHLAIWHGFNTVLLLSGITLVVGTLIYLINKPSEAKVKRVEKWNAFSAQTVLTRYSNDLFRFSTWYTNTIHNGYLRSYHSKIILFAEALLIYRLWLSGPIQINFDHLSPLTIYEVAVVIILLGALLIVIITPSRLTSVVSMSVIGYCICLMFVFYSAPDLAMTQFTIDTLTTVLFVLVLYKLPSFLSLASPRQKIRDMFVALGFGAILSIIALKVLYEPVSKDTSNFYGENAYILAKGKNVVNVILADFRGIDTMFETVVLSIAAVGVYSLLKLRLKSSEKE, encoded by the coding sequence ATGCTTTTTACAATTTTATTTGGTTTAATAACTGCTTTATTTCTTGTGCCGTTTGGCAAAAAAATCAAATCGAAGTGGAGTATTATTCTACCAATTGTGCCGGCATGTTTATTTGCGTACTACCTGGGCTACGTTCCTAAGATATCCGCGGGGAGTACATTTATCCAACACATAGACTGGGTTCCGTCCTTGAACATAAATTTTGATTTTCGACTCGACGGTCTTTCCCTGCTTTTTAGTCTACTGATTACCGGAATCGGTACGGGCATCTTTTTTTATGCGCGTACATATCTCAAGGGACATCCCTATTTCGATCGTTTCTTTGGCTATCTGTTACTATTCATGTCGGCAATGCTGGGGCTCGTCCTGTCGGATAACCTGCTGTTACTTTTCATTTTTTGGGAGCTCACGAGTATCAGTTCCTTTTTCCTGATCGGTTTCAACAATGAGCAGGCGGAATCTAGAAAGAGCGCATTAACGGCACTTACGATAACCGGTATGGGCGGTTTCTTCCTGGTTGCCGGCTTAGTGTTGCTCGGCAATATAGCGGGGACTTACTCTATCTCTGCTTTGGTTGAACAGCGCAGCATGATTATAGAGCATGAGCTGTATCCCTTGATTTTAGGTTTTCTTTTTATTGGCGCTTTTACCAAATCCGCGCAGTTCCCATTCCATTTCTGGCTGCCGGGCGCAATGAAGGCACCGACGCCGGTATCGGCTTATCTGCACTCTGCGACGATGGTAAAAGCGGGCATCTACCTGCTTGCGCGTTTCTTTCCAATTTTGGGAGGTACGGAGATGTGGTCTTATCCATTGATGATCGTCGGTGGGTTCACCATGCTCTTCGCTGCAATACATTCCTTATTCCGCATCGACCTCAAGTCGATTTTGGCCTATACGACGATTTCTGCGCTCGGTATATTAGTTTTTCTACTGGGCATCGGGACGAAGGAAGCGATTATTGCTGCCAGCGTTTTCATCCTGGTGCATGCACTATACAAAGCGACATTATTCCTTGTGACGGGTATTATTGACCATGAAACCGGGACCCGCGATATTACTGTTTTATCGGGGCTACGGAAGGTCCTTTTGCCGGTCGGTATTGCTGCAGGATTAGCTGCACTTTCCAGCGCTGGCGTGCCTTTGACTTTTGGCTTTATCGGAAAGGACCTGATCTATGAGTCTACTTTACACGCCGTCCCTCATTTGAGCACGATATTGACAGGACTAGCCTTAGTGACGAATATCTGTCTGCTCGCTGCAGGTTTTATGGCGGGTTTCAAACCCTTCTTTGGCGAACTGCCGGAGAAATATAGCAAACTGCATTTGCCTTATCTCTCGATGTGGCTTCCACCACTGATACTAGGGATCTTGTGTGTACTTTTTGGTGTATTCCCGGGCATTGTAGGCGACTTGCTGAGTTATCAAACTGCCAACGCCATTTTCGGGCAGGATACAGCAATGCACTTGGCGATATGGCATGGTTTCAATACCGTTTTATTGTTAAGCGGAATTACCTTAGTCGTTGGTACGCTAATTTACCTGATCAACAAGCCAAGTGAGGCAAAAGTGAAGCGAGTAGAAAAGTGGAATGCGTTCTCCGCACAAACGGTCTTAACAAGGTATAGCAACGATTTATTCAGGTTCTCAACCTGGTACACCAATACGATACACAACGGCTATCTTCGATCGTACCACTCAAAGATTATTTTATTTGCGGAGGCACTTTTAATCTATAGGTTATGGCTCAGCGGCCCTATACAGATTAATTTCGACCATCTTTCCCCGCTGACCATCTATGAGGTGGCAGTTGTTATCATCCTGCTTGGCGCTTTATTGATTGTAATTATTACCCCGTCCAGGCTGACCTCTGTTGTTTCCATGAGTGTCATCGGCTATTGTATCTGTTTGATGTTTGTATTCTACAGCGCGCCCGATTTGGCCATGACGCAATTTACTATTGACACCTTGACGACCGTACTTTTTGTATTGGTTCTCTATAAATTACCATCTTTCCTGAGTCTAGCATCTCCAAGGCAAAAAATCAGAGATATGTTCGTTGCGCTTGGTTTCGGCGCTATCCTTTCGATTATCGCCTTGAAAGTGCTCTACGAACCTG
- a CDS encoding metallophosphoesterase has product MNNLPRLMLGLILGLLIFALPTFAQQAYVKPKLSNPESWSFVLIPDPQTYMKFERNLGTFHTMISWIKENKDSLNTQFVLCTGDLVEQNDLLNPNGKQANQTSKQQWTSISSAFHRLNGLVPYVLATGNHDYGHVSAEYRATQYDKYFSLEQNPLNAAAIREVGPNLNGASSAVNAVYEFKTPHQQKLLVMVLEFAPRDEVVDWAKKTLDQPKYADHSVFLLTHTYLNRDSKHMPREGYKIEDANYGEALFEKLVKPSKNIRMVFSGHIGAPDNWAGHLGFREDKNAAGKSVVQMAFNAQAMGGGWHGNGGDGWLRYLEFLPDGKTVKVKTFSPLFAISPATRHLAFERSATQEFEFKL; this is encoded by the coding sequence ATGAATAATCTACCTAGACTTATGCTAGGCCTCATCCTTGGCCTATTGATTTTTGCGTTGCCAACTTTTGCACAGCAAGCCTACGTAAAACCGAAGCTTTCGAATCCCGAATCTTGGTCCTTTGTCCTCATCCCCGATCCGCAGACCTATATGAAATTCGAACGAAATCTAGGGACTTTTCACACCATGATTTCCTGGATTAAAGAAAATAAGGACTCCTTGAATACGCAGTTTGTCCTATGTACAGGTGATCTAGTCGAGCAAAACGATTTGCTGAACCCGAATGGAAAGCAAGCAAATCAAACCAGCAAACAGCAGTGGACAAGCATCAGCTCGGCTTTCCATCGCCTGAATGGTTTAGTACCTTACGTTCTTGCAACAGGAAACCATGATTACGGACATGTAAGCGCCGAATACCGCGCCACCCAATACGATAAATACTTCTCCCTAGAGCAAAATCCACTAAATGCAGCCGCAATCCGTGAGGTGGGCCCTAATCTGAATGGGGCATCAAGCGCTGTGAACGCGGTTTACGAATTTAAGACCCCACATCAGCAAAAGTTGTTGGTCATGGTTTTAGAGTTCGCTCCGCGCGATGAAGTCGTTGACTGGGCAAAAAAGACCTTAGATCAACCGAAATATGCAGACCATAGCGTTTTCCTCTTAACTCACACCTATCTTAACAGAGATAGCAAGCATATGCCTAGAGAAGGTTACAAGATTGAAGATGCAAATTACGGCGAAGCCCTATTCGAGAAACTCGTAAAACCTTCCAAAAACATTCGTATGGTATTCTCCGGGCATATCGGCGCTCCAGATAACTGGGCCGGCCACCTCGGATTCAGAGAAGACAAGAATGCCGCAGGAAAATCCGTCGTACAAATGGCATTTAACGCCCAAGCAATGGGCGGCGGATGGCATGGAAACGGTGGCGACGGCTGGCTACGCTATCTGGAATTCCTCCCGGACGGCAAAACCGTTAAAGTGAAAACATTCTCACCACTATTCGCTATTTCTCCAGCAACAAGACACCTCGCTTTCGAAAGAAGCGCAACACAGGAGTTTGAGTTTAAACTGTAA
- the acs gene encoding acetate--CoA ligase, translating into MSFQIKSFEAYQDAYKKSVEQPEAFWAEIADNFFWKRKWTNVLDWNFDEPKIKWFEGGKLNITENCLDRHIYLNGDKPAIIWEPNDPSEAHRVLSYKQLLQKVEQFANVLKNNNIRKGDRVCIYLPMVPELVIAVLACARIGAIHSVVFGGFSAQSIADRINDAECKLVITADGGFRGKKVLELKTIVDDALMQCKSVEKVIVLTRSRTPISMIKGRDVWWEDEIKKVETQGNPACPAEEMDAEDVLFILYTSGSTGKPKGVVHTTAGYMVYTGYTFANTFQYQPGEVYFCTADIGWITGHSYIVYGPLSQGATSLMFEGIPTFPDAGRYWDIVDKHKVNIIYTAPTALRSLMAFGDEYVENKDLSSLRVLGSVGEPINQEAWEWYHNKVGKGKCPIADTWWQTENGGHLITPIAGITPEIPGYAMLPLPGVQPTLMDENGEEIQGNDVSGNLCIKFPWPGMLRTTWGDHERCKQTYFSTYENMYFTGDGCYRSPEGYYRITGRVDDVLNVSGHRIGTAEVENAINMHADVVESAIVGYPHPVKGQGIYAYVIANHHIDAEKTRQDILQTVQRIIGAIAKPDIIQFVQDLPKTRSGKIMRRILRKIAEGELNNLGDTSTLQDPTVVESIIKGAEEFRSQS; encoded by the coding sequence ATGAGTTTTCAAATTAAATCTTTTGAGGCGTATCAAGATGCCTATAAGAAGAGTGTAGAACAACCTGAAGCATTCTGGGCAGAGATTGCCGACAATTTCTTTTGGAAGAGAAAATGGACGAATGTTCTTGACTGGAATTTCGATGAGCCAAAGATAAAATGGTTTGAAGGTGGGAAATTAAATATCACCGAAAACTGTTTAGATCGTCATATCTATTTGAACGGCGATAAGCCGGCTATTATTTGGGAACCTAACGACCCCAGCGAAGCACACCGTGTATTATCGTACAAGCAATTGCTACAGAAGGTAGAGCAGTTTGCGAATGTATTAAAGAACAACAATATCCGCAAAGGCGACCGTGTGTGTATCTACCTACCGATGGTTCCTGAGCTTGTGATTGCTGTTCTTGCCTGTGCACGTATCGGTGCCATCCACTCGGTGGTATTCGGTGGATTCTCCGCACAGTCAATCGCCGATCGTATCAACGATGCGGAATGTAAATTGGTGATTACGGCAGACGGCGGCTTCCGCGGCAAAAAAGTATTGGAACTTAAAACGATCGTAGATGATGCATTGATGCAATGCAAGTCGGTAGAAAAAGTAATCGTATTGACGCGCTCACGCACGCCAATTTCAATGATCAAAGGACGTGATGTATGGTGGGAAGATGAGATCAAAAAAGTGGAAACACAAGGAAATCCTGCTTGTCCGGCAGAAGAGATGGATGCAGAGGATGTATTATTCATCCTGTACACTTCGGGTTCGACGGGTAAGCCAAAGGGTGTTGTGCATACAACCGCAGGTTATATGGTTTATACCGGCTATACCTTCGCAAACACTTTCCAGTACCAACCGGGTGAAGTATATTTCTGTACAGCGGACATCGGATGGATCACCGGACATAGTTACATCGTCTACGGTCCATTATCACAAGGGGCAACCTCACTCATGTTTGAAGGTATCCCGACTTTCCCTGACGCTGGTCGTTACTGGGATATCGTCGATAAGCATAAAGTAAATATCATTTATACCGCACCAACAGCGCTACGTTCGTTAATGGCATTTGGTGACGAGTATGTAGAAAATAAAGACCTTTCTTCACTTCGCGTATTAGGATCCGTAGGTGAGCCAATCAACCAAGAAGCGTGGGAATGGTATCATAACAAAGTTGGCAAGGGCAAATGTCCGATTGCCGATACCTGGTGGCAGACAGAGAACGGCGGTCACTTAATTACGCCAATTGCAGGAATTACACCTGAAATTCCAGGTTATGCCATGTTGCCATTGCCGGGCGTTCAACCAACCTTGATGGATGAAAACGGTGAAGAAATTCAAGGCAATGATGTGTCGGGCAACTTATGTATCAAGTTCCCTTGGCCAGGTATGCTACGCACGACATGGGGCGACCACGAGCGTTGTAAGCAAACTTATTTCTCTACATACGAGAATATGTACTTCACCGGCGACGGTTGTTACCGCAGCCCGGAAGGTTATTACCGCATTACCGGCCGTGTGGATGATGTATTGAACGTATCCGGACACCGTATCGGTACCGCCGAAGTGGAAAACGCAATCAACATGCACGCCGACGTAGTAGAGTCAGCAATCGTAGGCTACCCACACCCTGTAAAAGGACAAGGCATCTACGCTTATGTCATTGCGAATCACCATATCGACGCTGAAAAAACACGCCAAGATATCTTGCAGACTGTTCAACGTATTATCGGAGCAATCGCAAAACCGGATATCATCCAATTTGTGCAAGATTTACCGAAAACAAGATCCGGTAAGATTATGCGCCGAATCCTAAGAAAAATCGCCGAAGGCGAATTAAATAACCTCGGAGATACCTCGACTCTACAAGATCCAACCGTAGTGGAATCGATTATCAAAGGAGCAGAAGAATTCAGATCGCAATCCTAA
- a CDS encoding RNA polymerase sigma factor — MIEIDLWNLLQEGDEEAFAQVYQQHVDALYSYGLNLGYSPDDVQDSIHDLFVNIYNKRGRYTAVKNVKVYLFIALKNTLLNRSSKMATVSLNPEEHDSGEASVEDYWIASEAEGDSRELLKRGIAQLSRRQKQVLYFRYYKTMSFKEIAEHLHINPQSAKNLAQSAVKKLRAFLMMILILAFLIA, encoded by the coding sequence ATGATTGAGATTGACTTATGGAATTTACTGCAGGAGGGAGATGAAGAAGCTTTCGCGCAAGTGTATCAACAGCATGTTGATGCATTATATTCTTATGGTCTCAACTTAGGATACAGTCCGGATGACGTTCAGGATAGTATTCACGATTTATTTGTTAATATATATAATAAACGTGGTCGATACACAGCCGTAAAAAATGTCAAGGTTTATCTGTTCATAGCTTTAAAAAATACCTTATTGAATCGCAGTTCCAAAATGGCGACGGTTTCTCTAAACCCGGAGGAGCATGATAGCGGTGAAGCAAGCGTTGAAGATTATTGGATCGCATCGGAAGCGGAAGGCGACTCGCGTGAACTGCTGAAACGTGGTATTGCGCAATTGAGCAGACGTCAGAAACAGGTGTTATATTTTCGATATTATAAAACCATGAGTTTTAAAGAAATTGCTGAACATCTGCACATCAACCCACAGTCTGCAAAGAACCTTGCCCAGTCTGCGGTCAAGAAATTAAGAGCATTTCTGATGATGATTTTGATTTTAGCCTTCCTCATTGCCTAA
- a CDS encoding FecR family protein: protein MNVNNYNNHTTEADLLRDDFFIRSMLAPTEETERFWQQVLLVNNLSEEVFEGAKQKLLQPAHSMNQHAKDALFSQITESTHTRVRKISYYRYAAAAILLVLGISFALFRYQSNEVPVKELAEKSQADTSGILLVTGDGETVNIEGKEAVLDFSNANAVTVNKKKLEVARISQAVQHEVRVPVGKRISLILSDGTKMWVNAGSIVKFPSHFDKKQREVSVDGEVYADVVKNPKKPFVFHTKEFNVQVLGTSLNIHAYSDDPNQQVTLVEGKVKVKSSQGEHFLKPDESYFADGKTEEVREVDVTFFTSWKDGFYRFKDQQLKDVIQNLERYYGTDIECSPKIAKMTCSGYLDLKDDINMVLRGVAFSMDIKFKKEESSYKLYQ, encoded by the coding sequence ATGAACGTTAATAACTATAATAACCATACTACTGAAGCTGATTTGCTTCGCGACGATTTCTTTATCAGGTCGATGCTCGCACCGACGGAAGAAACAGAGCGCTTTTGGCAACAGGTATTATTGGTAAATAATCTATCTGAAGAAGTTTTTGAGGGGGCAAAGCAAAAGCTATTGCAACCTGCCCATAGCATGAATCAGCATGCGAAGGATGCGCTATTTTCTCAGATCACGGAATCTACGCATACGCGCGTTCGTAAAATTTCCTACTATCGTTATGCTGCTGCAGCAATCCTCCTAGTACTCGGTATTTCATTTGCTCTTTTTCGGTATCAATCGAACGAAGTGCCTGTAAAGGAACTTGCAGAGAAGAGCCAAGCTGATACAAGCGGTATCCTATTGGTTACAGGAGATGGGGAAACCGTCAATATTGAGGGGAAAGAAGCAGTGTTAGATTTCTCTAATGCCAATGCGGTAACCGTTAATAAAAAGAAACTTGAGGTTGCGAGAATAAGTCAGGCTGTTCAACATGAAGTGCGTGTGCCGGTTGGCAAGCGTATATCGTTAATCCTTTCCGATGGGACCAAGATGTGGGTGAATGCAGGATCCATTGTTAAATTCCCAAGTCATTTTGATAAGAAGCAACGCGAGGTTTCAGTTGATGGGGAAGTATATGCGGATGTGGTGAAAAACCCGAAAAAACCTTTTGTATTCCATACGAAAGAATTCAATGTACAGGTATTGGGAACAAGTTTAAATATCCACGCCTATTCCGATGACCCGAATCAGCAGGTAACCTTAGTAGAAGGAAAGGTAAAAGTAAAGAGCTCACAAGGGGAGCATTTCTTGAAACCGGATGAGTCGTATTTCGCGGATGGTAAAACGGAAGAGGTACGCGAGGTTGACGTGACATTCTTTACCTCCTGGAAAGATGGCTTTTATCGTTTCAAAGATCAGCAGTTAAAGGATGTGATCCAAAATTTAGAACGCTACTACGGTACCGATATCGAATGCTCACCGAAGATTGCTAAAATGACCTGTTCGGGATATCTGGATCTGAAAGATGATATCAATATGGTTTTGCGTGGGGTAGCCTTTTCGATGGATATCAAATTTAAAAAAGAAGAATCATCATATAAATTATACCAATAA
- a CDS encoding SusC/RagA family TonB-linked outer membrane protein gives MKEFEKLRISRSKQYCRSLVLSSLLLFYATNETFASQFDKIDAATPRITVHIGNTTLVEAFKKLENHGVLVFYSNNIDKPNKSVNVHADNKTLNEVFDNLLAGTNNTYSVEGRQVFVKRKGAAATGLRQGNETAKQELEASGRVFSEDGKPIGGASVTVVGTMTSAATDDSGHFKIKVPNGKAKLSISYVGYETQQVNAGLDIRVSLTKKEDVIEEVVVTGVTKMDRRLFTGAATKLNAEDMKIDGMPEISRSLEGRVAGVSVQNVSGTFGTAPKIRVRGATSIYGSSKPLWVVDGVIMEDVTEVSADDLSSGDAVTLISSAVAGLNADDIESFQILKDGSATSIYGARAMAGVIVVTTKRGKAGVSRLSYTGEYTNRQIPSYGEFNIMNSQEQMGVYKEMESKGWLNFGETYRAQNSGVYGHMYKLLNTYDVRTGMFGLANTEEQKLAYLRAAEMRNTDWFDVLFNNNLMQNHSLSMTNGTEKSTYYASISAMTDPGWTKQSKTNRYTANLNMSYKILPDLTLNLISNASTRQQKAPGTLSQETDPVFGEVKRNFDINPYNYAMNTSRALEENTFYTRNYAPFNILHELENNYIDINVTGLKFQGEVKWRAMPGLEFTALGAFKYENSSQQHNILDDANQALAYRAMGDATIRDQNSFLYTDPNNPYALPISVLPEGGIYRRTDYGMSGQDFRVSGAYSKTIADKHIINMNVGGEYNSYDRDRSLFTGWGMQYALGEIPFYVYEFFKQGIEAGTDYYALNHTRSRKVGFYANPTYSYKHKYILTGTVRYDGSNRLGSANSARWLPTWNIGASWNAHEEDFFTRLFVPTFSHFTLRTSYSLTGESGVDFVNNANMIINSFNPWRPFSDMKESGLKITEFPNDNLTYEKKHELNIGADLGFLDNRINFVVDAYTRNNFDLIGPIYTDGVAGKSLKWGNVAAMKSKGIEFTLSTRNIVREDFNWASSFTMAWNETNITRLDATSRVVDLVKGTGYVQEGYPVRAIFSIPFVGLDREGLPVYINQDGIETSYDIDFQENAPNKMSFLKYEGSADPNTMGSFGNIFTYKNFRLNVFMTYSFGNVIRLDQVFRNKYDDMRAMPREFANRWTLPGDEAYTTIPALVNRRDSDDNPDMKIAYNAYNFSTERIADGGFIRMKEISLGYDFPKDWLGPRMNNLSVKLQATNPFLIYADKKLNGQDPEFFRSGGVAAPVPRQYTFTVRVGI, from the coding sequence ATGAAAGAATTTGAAAAGCTTCGCATTTCTCGATCAAAACAGTATTGCAGAAGCCTAGTATTAAGTTCGCTGCTTTTATTTTACGCAACGAACGAAACATTTGCCTCTCAATTCGACAAGATTGATGCAGCCACGCCGAGAATTACCGTTCATATTGGTAACACCACTCTGGTAGAGGCATTTAAGAAACTTGAAAACCATGGTGTTTTAGTTTTTTATTCTAATAATATTGATAAACCGAACAAATCGGTGAACGTTCATGCCGACAATAAAACACTAAATGAAGTGTTTGATAATTTGTTGGCCGGGACGAACAATACCTATTCTGTTGAAGGACGCCAGGTCTTTGTCAAGCGCAAAGGGGCTGCTGCTACCGGGCTCAGGCAAGGCAACGAAACGGCAAAACAAGAGCTAGAGGCTTCCGGACGTGTGTTCTCGGAGGACGGTAAACCTATTGGTGGTGCTTCGGTAACCGTAGTAGGGACCATGACTTCGGCAGCGACCGACGACAGTGGACATTTTAAAATTAAAGTTCCTAATGGCAAGGCAAAGCTTTCCATTAGTTATGTTGGCTATGAAACGCAACAAGTAAATGCCGGTCTCGACATCCGTGTTAGCTTAACGAAAAAAGAGGATGTGATCGAAGAAGTGGTGGTGACGGGTGTGACGAAGATGGATAGACGTTTATTCACAGGTGCCGCTACGAAGCTGAACGCTGAAGACATGAAGATCGACGGTATGCCCGAGATCAGCCGTTCGCTAGAAGGCCGTGTTGCCGGGGTTTCTGTACAGAACGTTTCGGGAACATTTGGTACAGCGCCAAAGATTCGTGTTCGTGGTGCTACTTCCATTTATGGTAGCTCTAAACCTTTATGGGTTGTGGACGGGGTAATCATGGAAGATGTAACAGAGGTGAGCGCGGACGATCTATCGTCTGGAGATGCGGTTACTCTGATCAGTTCGGCGGTTGCTGGACTGAATGCGGATGACATCGAGAGTTTCCAAATTCTAAAGGATGGATCAGCAACGTCGATTTATGGTGCTCGTGCTATGGCGGGGGTAATCGTTGTAACAACCAAACGTGGTAAAGCCGGCGTTAGCCGTTTAAGCTATACTGGTGAGTACACCAACCGTCAGATTCCTAGCTATGGGGAATTCAATATCATGAACTCGCAAGAGCAAATGGGCGTGTACAAGGAGATGGAAAGCAAAGGTTGGTTGAACTTCGGTGAAACGTACCGTGCACAGAACTCCGGTGTATATGGTCATATGTATAAATTACTGAATACCTACGACGTAAGGACTGGGATGTTCGGCTTAGCAAACACAGAAGAGCAAAAGCTTGCTTATTTACGTGCTGCTGAAATGCGCAATACGGACTGGTTTGATGTGTTGTTCAACAACAACTTAATGCAAAACCATTCCTTGAGTATGACAAACGGTACGGAAAAGTCTACTTACTATGCTTCTATTTCTGCGATGACCGATCCAGGATGGACCAAGCAAAGTAAGACCAACCGCTATACGGCAAACTTGAACATGAGTTATAAGATATTGCCAGATTTGACATTGAATTTAATTTCCAATGCGTCTACACGTCAGCAAAAAGCACCAGGTACTTTAAGTCAAGAGACCGACCCGGTATTTGGTGAGGTGAAGCGTAATTTTGATATCAACCCTTACAATTACGCAATGAATACATCGCGCGCATTGGAGGAAAATACATTCTATACGCGTAACTACGCGCCATTTAACATTCTTCATGAATTAGAGAACAACTACATTGATATCAATGTAACGGGTTTGAAATTCCAGGGAGAGGTGAAATGGAGAGCGATGCCTGGTTTAGAATTTACGGCTTTAGGTGCGTTCAAATATGAGAACAGTTCCCAACAGCACAATATATTGGACGATGCTAACCAAGCTTTAGCGTACCGCGCAATGGGCGACGCAACGATTCGTGATCAGAATAGCTTCTTATATACTGATCCGAATAATCCATACGCACTACCTATTTCGGTTCTTCCTGAAGGAGGTATCTATCGCCGTACGGATTATGGCATGTCGGGGCAGGATTTCCGTGTTTCCGGAGCTTACTCGAAAACTATTGCTGATAAGCACATCATCAATATGAACGTGGGCGGGGAGTACAACTCTTACGATAGAGATCGCTCTTTGTTTACGGGTTGGGGTATGCAGTATGCCCTAGGTGAAATTCCATTCTACGTTTATGAGTTCTTTAAACAAGGGATTGAAGCCGGTACTGACTATTATGCTTTGAACCATACGAGATCACGTAAGGTAGGTTTCTACGCAAACCCAACGTACTCTTATAAGCATAAATATATTCTGACCGGTACGGTTCGTTATGACGGTAGTAACCGTTTAGGATCTGCTAACTCAGCGAGATGGCTACCAACCTGGAATATTGGCGCTTCATGGAATGCGCATGAGGAAGATTTCTTTACGCGCTTGTTCGTACCAACATTTTCACATTTTACCCTTCGTACATCCTACAGTTTAACGGGGGAGAGCGGTGTTGACTTCGTGAACAATGCGAACATGATCATCAACAGTTTCAACCCATGGCGTCCATTCTCGGATATGAAAGAAAGTGGTCTGAAGATCACCGAATTCCCGAATGATAACTTGACCTATGAGAAGAAGCATGAGTTGAATATCGGTGCTGACTTAGGGTTTCTTGACAACCGCATCAACTTTGTGGTGGATGCCTATACGCGTAATAACTTTGACTTGATTGGCCCGATCTACACCGATGGTGTTGCTGGTAAATCGTTGAAGTGGGGTAACGTAGCGGCGATGAAGTCCAAAGGTATCGAGTTCACCCTATCCACACGCAACATTGTTCGTGAGGACTTCAACTGGGCATCTAGCTTTACGATGGCTTGGAACGAGACCAATATTACTCGTTTAGATGCGACATCGCGTGTGGTAGACTTAGTTAAAGGTACGGGATATGTGCAAGAAGGATATCCGGTTAGAGCGATTTTCTCTATTCCATTCGTAGGATTGGACAGAGAGGGTTTGCCGGTGTACATCAATCAAGATGGAATAGAAACCTCTTATGACATCGACTTCCAAGAGAATGCGCCGAATAAGATGAGTTTCTTGAAATACGAAGGTTCAGCCGATCCAAATACGATGGGTTCTTTTGGTAATATCTTCACATATAAAAATTTCCGCTTAAATGTGTTTATGACTTACTCGTTTGGAAATGTGATTCGTTTGGATCAGGTTTTCAGAAACAAGTATGACGATATGCGTGCGATGCCACGTGAGTTTGCGAACCGTTGGACTTTACCTGGCGATGAGGCCTATACAACCATTCCGGCTTTGGTTAACCGTCGTGATTCAGACGATAACCCAGATATGAAGATCGCTTATAATGCCTACAACTTCTCAACGGAGCGTATTGCTGACGGTGGTTTCATTCGTATGAAAGAGATTTCTCTAGGCTATGATTTCCCTAAAGACTGGCTTGGTCCGCGTATGAACAACCTTTCTGTTAAGTTACAAGCGACCAACCCATTCTTAATCTACGCAGATAAGAAGTTAAATGGTCAGGATCCAGAGTTCTTCCGTTCAGGCGGTGTTGCAGCTCCGGTACCAAGACAATACACTTTCACGGTGAGAGTTGGAATATAA